One Malassezia restricta chromosome III, complete sequence DNA segment encodes these proteins:
- a CDS encoding electron transfer flavoprotein alpha subunit, with product MFAVRSMLRAGSRAATPLRAFSTSSMRQANTLLFVEHKNGVINPASLSAVTAAQKLGGEIHALVAGSSSHAKAVAEAASKVQGVSKVLVSTSDAFSALLAEPIAPLIESLVKSKSYTHVVAGHTAVGRDIIPRAAVCLDSSQVSDIIEVQGEDTFVRPIYAGNALATVMSKDGVKVVTVRGTAFDAASAEGGSASVEEVDAGEVPQPTKLVQEKMSESTRPDLATASRVVSGGRALKSSEGFAKYIEPLADKLEAAVGASRAAVDAGYADNALQVGQTGKIVAPELYVAVGISGAIQHLAGMKDSKTIVAINKDPEAPIFQVADMGLVADLYEAVPELTEKL from the coding sequence ATGTTTGCTGTTCGTTCGATGCTCCGGGCTGGCAGCCGTGCGGCTACGCCGCTGCGCGCCTTTTCGACGTCTTCTATGCGTCAGGCCAACACGCTTCTTTTTGTTGAGCACAAGAACGGAGTGATCAACCCCGCGTCGCTCTCGGCTGTCACAGCCGCCCAAAAGCTCGGCGGCGAGATCCACGCACTTGTGGCGGGCTCGTCGAGTcatgccaaggccgtgGCTGAAGCTGCCTCGAAGGTTCAGGGTGTCTCCAAGGTGCTGGTGAGCACGTCGGATGCATTCTCCGCTTTGCTGGCTGAGCCGATTGCGCCGCTGATCGAGTCGCTTGTCAAGTCCAAGTCCtacacgcacgtcgtggcAGGCCACACGGCCGTGGGTCGTGACATTATTCCCCGTGCTGCTGTGTGCCTGGACTCGTCGCAGGTGTCAGACATTATTGAGGTGCAGGGTGAGGACACGTTTGTGCGCCCTATCTATGCTGGCAACGCCCTTGCCACTGTGATGTCGAAGGACGGTGTGAAGGTGGTGACGGTCCGTGGTACTGCTTTTGACGCCGCAAGTGCGGAAGGTGGCAGTGCTTCGGTGGAAGAGGTCGACGCTGGTGAGGTGCCGCAGCCTAccaagctcgtgcaggagaAGATGAGCGAGTCGACGCGTCCTGACCTGgccacagcgtcgcgcgtTGTGTCGGGCGGTCGTGCCCTCAAGTCTTCTGAGGGCTTTGCGAAGTACATTGAGCCACTTGCTGACAAGCTGGAGGCCGCTGTGGGTGCGTCGCGTGCTGCCGTGGACGCGGGCTACGCGGACAATGCCCTCCAGGTGGGTCAGACGGGTAAGATTGTGGCTCCTGAGCTCTACGTGGCTGTGGGTATCAGTGGAGCTATTCAGCACCTGGCTGGTATGAAGGACAGCAAGACGATCGTGGCCATCAACAAGGACCCAGAAGCACCCATCTTCCAAGTGGCCGACATGGGTCTGGTGGCTGATCTGTATGAGGCAGTGCCTGAACTCACAGAAAAGCTCTAA
- a CDS encoding Cdc25 family phosphatase has protein sequence MLRTARGVWQHGARTRHAFSTMSFQPPYMYIEADALASKLKEQRPSTAVVDVRDDDFEGGHIKGAFHSPSSTFLDGVNTLLKPLETYENVVFHCALSQQRGPKAARIYREIRDANIEAGRMPPTTQQVYVLRDGFSHFGNKFKRDPELVEDWDEEAWQFR, from the exons ATGCTCCGGAcagcgcgaggcgtgtGGCAGCACGGAGCACGGACGCGGCACGCTTTTTCGACCATGTCTTTCCAGCCACCCTACATGTATATAGAAGCAGATGCACTTGCATCCAAACTCAAAGAACAAAGACCAAGCACGGCTGTAGTAGATGTGCGAG ACGATGACTTCGAGGGCGGACATATCAAAGGTGCCTTTCATTCACCCTCTTCAACATTTCTCGATGGCGTCAACACGCTTCTGAAACCGCTAGAAACAT ACGAAAACGTTGTGTTCCACTGTGCTCTTTCGCAACAACG TGGCCCCAAAGCTGCACGCATATACCGCGAAATTCGAGATGCGAATATCGAGGCCGGACGAATGCCGCCGACCACGCAACAGGTATACGTTCTTCGTGACGGGTTTTCTCACTTTGGTAATAAATTCAAAAGAGATCCTGAGCTTGTCGAGGACTGGGACGAAGAGGCCTGGCAGTTTCGTTAG
- a CDS encoding NAD-dependent histone deacetylase SIR2, producing the protein MLVVCLPAPSEPVELSRKPVSQGRRVFTRSSTLGSVKTETQSEPVGQAVPTTLTYQAPRDIQMPNYAQVSTQVEHDLGRVYQSFRQARRIAVVCGAGISVSSPANIPDFRSASGLFASLKRRYPTSGLTSGKDLFDARLFQSESSTALFFAMIAELKDMSDAAQPTLFHHMLRRLDMEGRLQRVYTQNIDGLEEKVGLSFGVGSPEACLPTSKRKRGAQFARSQSDSSVRLSTHPSCEKPLFPRAIPLHGSLSSMTCMLCSHKLRLTREQEAGRQALETLRRGEPVWCEQCEVTDQLRTSAGLRSRGIGRMKVDVVLYNGENDAAEHVGACVERDLLGIRDPHEPDVPETMAETRARERKERQREEIGDLSVTSGSIKAEDALGDAFQSEDQVSDPPPRRPRRLKPLPPDMLIVAGTSLKVPGTKRIVREFSKACRMQNADRKKGAHEPPVRVVYMNYDFPSSASEWSGVFDMWIQGDVQQAALGLCEPMVMKEGMDPAVEALVARHSWHAYPTKTPPPRILTMKSTETKKRPSNRLGMVSGKLRTSSNQATGKAGLVRPPTPPAPIAP; encoded by the coding sequence ATGTTGGTCGTGTGTCTGCCGGCGCCCAGCGAGCCGGTAGAGCTGTCGCGTAAGCCAGTCTCGCAAGGAAGACGTGTCTTTACGCGCAGTAGTACGTTGGGCTCAGTCAAGACAGAGACGCAAAGTGAGCCCGTGGGCCAAGCGGTACCCACCACCTTGACGTATCAGGCACCTCGGGACATACAGATGCCAAACTATGCGCAAGTATCGACGCAGGTGGAGCATGATTTAGGACGTGTATACCAATCGTTCCGACAAGCACGGCGCATTGCTGTTgtatgcggcgcaggtATCTCTGTATCGTCCCCTGCTAATATACCCGATTTTCGATCCGCCTCAGGTCTTTTTGCCTCGCTTAAGCGGCGTTATCCTACTAGTGGTCTCACAAGTGGAAAGGATCTGTTTGATGCCCGCTTATTTCAATCGGAATCCTCGACTGCCTTGTTCTTTGCGATGATCGCCGAGCTCAAGGATATGTCGGATGCCGCCCAGCCCACACTCTTCCACCATATGTTACGCCGCCTGGATATGGAAGGGCGCCTTCAACGCGTGTATACCCAGAATATTGATGGACTAGAAGAAAAGGTGGGGCTCTCTTTTGGCGTTGGATCTCCTGAAGCTTGCTTGCCTACATCGAAGCGGAAGCGAGGTGCACAGTTTGCACGGTCCCAGTCCGATTCATCCGTCAGGCTTTCGACCCATCCCTCGTGCGAAAAGCCACTGTTTCCTCGTGCGATACCACTGCATGGAAGTCTGTCGAGCATGACATGCATGCTTTGCTCGCACAAACTACGCCTCACCCGGGAGCAGGAGGCCGGGCGGCAGGCGTTAGAGACACTGCGACGGGGCGAACCCGTATGGTGCGAACAATGTGAAGTGACAGATCAGCTCCGCACATCTGCTGGGCTTCGTTCGCGCGGAATTGGGCGTATGAAAGTGGATGTCGTGTTGTATAATGGCGAAAACGATGCTGCAGAGCATGTGGGAGCATGTGTGGAACGCGATTTGCTGGGAATCAGAGATCCTCATGAGCCTGATGTTCCAGAGACTATGGCAGAGACGCGTGCGCGGGAACGAAAGGAGCGGCAAAGGGAGGAGATTGGCGACTTGAGCGTGACATCTGGCAGTATCAAGGCCGAAGATGCTCTCGGCGATGCATTCCAAAGCGAAGATCAGGTGTCGGACCCACCTCCCCGTCGGCCCCGACGACTCAAGCCCTTGCCACCGGATATGCTGATTGTGGCAGGGACAAGTCTCAAGGTGCCAGGAACTAAGCGCATTGTGCGCGAATTTTCCAAGGCATGTCGGATGCAGAATGCGGACCGCAAGAAAGGGGCGCACGAACCACCTGTCCGTGTGGTGTATATGAACTACGACTTtcccagcagcgcaagcgAGTGGTCTGGCGTGTTTGATATGTGGATTCAGGGCGATGTACAACAGGCGGCCTTGGGTCTGTGCGAGCCCATGGTCATGAAGGAGGGCATGGACCCGGCCGTGGAAGCCCTGGTGGCCCGGCACTCGTGGCATGCCTACCCGACCAAgacaccgccgccgcgtaTACTCACTATGAAAAGCACGGAAACGAAGAAACGGCCGTCGAATCGTCTCGGCATGGTGTCAGGCAAGCTGCGCACGTCCTCGAACCAGGCCACAGGCAAAGCGGGACTGGTCCGACCCCCCACCCCACCGGCGCCTATAGCCCCGTAG
- a CDS encoding Rdx family protein — protein MHQMGPHAPAIPPRNKNRPVYTGTSPEFTAFPPAQSPTSPIRARSPLQHTSPPANLSSATPNATVPQSFDIPQSASSRHDASHVPPPWGLPIPSPNLSETTRDENAFPRTSVRSLRFSDDRGSLSDSSQSSLQQGASTWQRPGGSFEGRSRVPEGAYTIYAPAPPSVVRSVPRHSSRSRTSGSTSDQDGSSFMTKSSTASVIMNDQTDPGDANALSTKSSLPLYIEPQAPSTNRSYGSSETKAPVFPASSPTDISLPSQPPLPARPVPPTPAPPSTDNGSATSPHSDAETRPDPTNKKKEKRLFFLNLPKRNSESKLRDLVGSKKEPHDVSSTPSITKETLLTKDSMPPSPKTVPVSAPPGSVSEDETLIASRRLAFAPAHANSPWAPSEVVHTQRESHASALEVVQVTPPKFKETRHAFDAQSPSKLPTEAWTFAPSASALQAGHDAELDERRMPWAVSESPWPVDNNVPFELEEVETVQPVTSLPILSHADSAAQEAEVSKDLPVVPPTEANDVSSKMTEASRVSPKTVETTNESPANTKENANIIPSNISQEPNDLPAPAAGEVPTSKDTLEETTHNAVTQTDANASEATMPERTVDGAAPDSSAAPATDAFATEQAPKDQEKEDSTLEHLAETIPPASTAGIAAESVGIRTSEEVDRADVSDTGERTEKEAAPDGVSEATTTTNAQDAAETSQTDTAQADQSSESMPGALPPKCVPCDSTTETPIHSAPDIPPPIAPEQTDAVPKPCLVIEYCDRCRWMHRAIWLQTELLITFSEKGALDNDAPKASGGGYLASSMLVPQAKPETAGRFRVWLVLANAVELIWDRKTQGGFPELRELKNRVRDKIAPTQHLGHSELASRGSSYG, from the coding sequence ATGCATCAGATGGGCCCACACGCTCCGGCTATCCCACCACGCAACAAAAATCGCCCGGTTTACACTGGGACCTCGCCTGAATTCACCGCCTTTCCTCCCGCTCAAAGTCCTACCTCGCCGATCCGTGCACGTTCTCCTCTTCAACACACTTCGCCACCCGCGAACTTATCCAGCGCCACACCGAACGCTACTGTACCACAGTCCTTCGACATACCACAAAGTGCATCATCGCGGCATGATGCATCCCACGTGCCTCCGCCCTGGGGCTTACCTATCCCATCCCCCAACCTTTCCGAAACGACGCGCGACGAGAACGCGTTTCCTCGCACGTCGGTCCGATCTTTGCGCTTCTCGGACGATCGCGGGTCTTTGTCCGACTCATCTCAATCGTCGCTGCAACAAGGGGCGTCTACTTGGCAAAGGCCCGGTGGTTCCTTTGAGGGGCGGAGCCGCGTCCCCGAAGGTGCTTATACCATCTATGCACCCGCGCCACCATCTGTCGTGCGCAGCGTCCCGCGTCATTCGAGTCGCTCTCGCACTTCAGGGTCAACTTCCGACCAAGATGGATCCTCCTTCATGACAAAGAGCTCAACGGCCTCTGTGATCATGAACGATCAAACGGATCCCGGGGACGCAAATGCTTTGTCCACAAAGTCTTCTCTACCGCTCTATATCGAGCCTCAGGCGCCAAGTACGAATCGCTCATATGGCTCATCAGAGACAAAAGCCCCGGTGTTCccggcgtcgtcgcccaCCGACATATCTCTGCCAAGTCAGCCTCCTTTGCCAGCCCGGCCCGTGCCACCCACACCAGCACCGCCCTCGACTGACAACGGATCCGCAACATCCCCGCACTCCGATGCCGAAACTCGTCCTGATCCCACCAACAAGAAGAAAGAGAAGCGACTCTTTTTCCTCAACTTGCCTAAACGAAATAGCGAAAGCAAGCTCCGGGACCTTGTAGGGTCGAAAAAAGAGCCGCATGACGTATCATCTACCCCTTCCATCACAAAAGAGACACTACTCACCAAAGACTCTATGCCCCCGTCGCCAAAGACCGTACCCGTATCAGCGCCACCAGGCTCTGTATCTGAAGATGAGACTTTGATCGCATCTCGCCGTCTCGCATTCGCTCCTGCCCACGCAAACAGTCCATGGGCTCCCTCAGAAGTTGTGCATACACAGCGCGAGTCCCATGCGTCTGCTTTGGAGGTCGTTCAAGTCACACCGCCAAAGTTCAAAGAAACCCGCCACGCTTTTGATGCGCAGAGTCCATCCAAGTTGCCGACAGAGGCATGGACCTTTGCACCCTCAGCATCGGCCCTACAAGCTGGGCATGATGCTGAGCTtgacgagcggcgcatgccgtGGGCCGTGTCAGAGTCACCGTGGCCGGTTGATAACAACGTGCCTTTCGAGTTGGAAGAGGTGGAAACAGTTCAGCCGGTCACGTCTCTACCCATTCTTTCACACGCAGACTCTGCAGCTCAAGAGGCCGAGGTATCTAAAGATCTCCCCGTGGTGCCGCCCACGGAGGCGAACGACGTCTCCTCCAAAATGACTGAGGCATCCAGGGTCTCCCCCAAGACAGTGGAAACGACCAATGAATCACCCGCCAATACGAAAGAAAACGCCAACATAATCCCATCGAACATCAGCCAAGAGCCAAACGATCTGCCCGCTCCGGCAGCGGGTGAGGTGCCTACGTCCAAAGACACTCTCGAAGAGACGACGCATAATGCCGTGACACAAACTGATGCTAATGCCAGTGAAGCAACGATGCCTGAACGTACTGTTGACGGTGCGGCGCCGGATTCATCTGCTGCCCCTGCGACAGATGCATTTGCCACAGAGCAAGCACCAAAAGATCAGGAAAAAGAAGATTCGACGCTGGAGCACTTGGCCGAAACGATTCCACCAGCATCTACAGCAGGAATCGCCGCCGAATCCGTGGGAATAAGAACTTCGGAAGAAGTAGACAGAGCCGATGTATCTGACACCGGGGAACGTACTGAGAAAGAAGCAGCCCCTGATGGTGTGTCTGAAGCCACAACTACGACAAATGCTCAAGATGCTGCCGAAACTTCGCAGACTGACACTGCCCAGGCGGATCAGTCATCCGAGTCTATGCCAGGTGCCTTGCCACCAAAatgcgtgccatgcgatTCGACCACAGAGACTCCAATACACTCTGCGCCCGACATTCCGCCGCCTATTGCACCCGAACAAACAGATGCCGTGCCCAAACCATGTCTCGTGATCGAATATTGTGATCGTTGCAGATGGATGCACCGTGCTATTTGGCTCCAGACTGAACTGCTGATTACTTTTTCTGAAAAAGGTGCGCTCGATAATGACGCGCCGAAAGCATCAGGCGGCGGGTACTTGGCATCTTCCATGTTGGTCCCACAAGCCAAGCCCGAAACGGCTGGTCGTTTCCGTGTTTGGCTCGTTTTGGCAAATGCTGTCGAGCTTATTTGGGACCGAAAGACCCAGGGCGGCTTCCCTGAGCTCCGTGAGCTCAAGAACCGTGTTCGTGATAAAATCGCTCCGACGCAGCACTTGGGCCACTCGGAGCTCGCTTCACGCGGATCATCGTATGGGTAG
- a CDS encoding transcription initiation factor TFIID complex subunit 8, with protein sequence MVGVSSYVPPTAARADVLEQDARAAVSKLIAHVAQDAGFEGTRRRALDRFEGLVDMFVMTLLYNCMRYNQLVNRNYPTIHDVMDTLEGLGISLEELGAFASRLRGQTEQRCRVHVAEPKRGHEAWESPSSSFLPSEDEGDESESQTTTWATLMHDIIPDHLPPEPPRHCWMFTPVYATEMLSDMPALQLVNRKLDNARLVESSLRKLIKHTDAAAPPKLWTPPDPTRSDDTMARPKVQPAQAVGDDSIMSVDEPDATVHDMPLTTTLDNVGRSDPSRRVLPRAVNYKAAWYTATSSTDSKLPTANLYTARLRGNMDESARRTRRYIVPT encoded by the exons ATGGTGGGTGTATCGAGCTACGTGCCGCCtacagcggcgcgcgccgatgTGCTAGAGCAagatgcacgcgccgccgtaTCTAAGCTGATTGCACATGTGGCACAGGATGCTGGTTTCGAGGGCacacgccgccgcgcacTGGACCGCTTCGAGGGACTGGTCGATATGT TTGTCATGACGCTGCTGTACAATTGCATGCGATATAACCAATTGGTCAACAGGAATTATCCAACGATCCATGATGTCATGGATACGTTGGAAGGCCTGGGGATATCTCTGGAGGAATTGGGTGCATTTGCGAGTCGGTTGCGGGGGCAGACTGAGCAACGGTGTCGAGTGCATGTGGCTGAACCGAAGCGTGGTCATGAGGCATGGGAGAGCCCTAGCTCCTCTTTTCTCCCGTCTGAAGACGAGGGTGACGAGAGCGAAAGTCAGACCACAACTTGGGCTACTCTCATGCATGATATTATTCCAGACCACTTACCTCCCGAGCCACCGCGTCACTGTTGGATGTTTACGCCCGTGTATGCAACCGAAATGCTGTCCGATATGCCCGCGCTCCAGCTCGTGAATCGAAAGTTGGATAACGCACGCTTGGTGGAATCGTCGCTACGGAAGCTTATCAAGCATACggatgctgctgcaccgccAAAATTATGGACGCCCCCCGACCCCACTCGCTCTGACGATACCATGGCACGGCCGAAAGTGCAACCAGCCCAAGCAGTGGGAGATGACTCGATCATGTCGGTCGATGAGCCTGATGCAACTGTCCATGACATGCCACTCACCACAACACTCGACAACGTGGGTCGCTCTGATCCATCGCGACGCGTGCTACCGCGCGCCGTGAATTATAAAGCAGCATGGTACACTGCGACCTCTTCTACGGACAGCAAATTGCCCACGGCTAACTTGTACACTGCGCGACTGCGTGGAAATATGGACGAATCGGCCCGGCGTACACGTCGATACATAGTGCCCACATAG